A genomic segment from Nodularia sphaerocarpa UHCC 0038 encodes:
- a CDS encoding VapE domain-containing protein yields MVLANYIRSHNAFDFGDEQIADHHYDEWKNSAVSDEIIRLNLYTVSDPRKLDEILGRNTKRRGKHSDDLVPAWVASGLDPLTAEPTLQGVQVKPDNPPTDKDGKTQKYLTASGMETAPLFLQNGESYYWQQILNRQSEKIIITEGAKKAAAGLSAGYPTISIPGVSTCRKNGRLHPMLEAFAVLGRTFYLCFDNDILVKRPVQVALIGLAAKLAKSGSNIMIIELPPGPAKGMDDFIAANGSTAFEKLVEEAATFEEWKSSLEDSDLEEEKPKSKIARNFEMISEAWGESLRYNSLKKDVEFNGMPLQAEHLRLMVGLQFPVDISKDDAFTIIEFLAKKQKYSPICDYLDEVEAKYPGIDTSFLDELAAKFFGTNDPLHAKYFKNFLVASVARARVPGCWMDCALLLVGKQGIRKSTFWRTLYGDDFFSDDLGDGSDKDERMKMHRFWCLEWSEFENVYRRKDLNQLKAFLARRYETYRTPYDRLPHDHKRGCVFVGTTNESEVLNDPTGNRRFWIIPCSGTIPVDDVMQMRDRIWAAANALFKAGYQYRLDDKEELRREEQNEEYQVSHPWSDILDEYVKYKEYVTVQDCFKQLNIDPLHQNPANQRQIINLLKKIGLENDRVKIDGRWSRIWRKKSDVLNNDLSAGSAGSDEKIQADMPTQQGIQPFPVEKSLPDQVLEYTLPKVDPLEEKIDITVSQSRSKDSSTSDPADPAIHRENIPQDETEYEQQSTETALADKFACPQRDSYYSGFDVKPLILKIDTNFGDAEITATPYKKRGQTHWLHCIVSFLDGSRDVAQVKVINTQPLTIKTELHKNKVIKDWADSQRLLWRERVGEEFRVRKRNSDIHSDEDYYYETGRLVNVPNPPLSHFFMFKTSKGKVFTSNFEDIQ; encoded by the coding sequence ATGGTATTAGCTAACTACATAAGGAGTCACAACGCCTTTGATTTTGGTGATGAACAGATAGCCGATCATCATTACGATGAGTGGAAAAATAGCGCTGTCTCGGATGAAATAATCAGACTAAACTTATATACAGTTTCGGACCCCAGGAAACTAGATGAAATCCTGGGGAGAAATACAAAACGCAGAGGGAAGCATTCAGATGATTTAGTCCCGGCGTGGGTAGCCTCTGGTCTCGACCCCTTGACAGCAGAGCCAACATTGCAAGGCGTGCAAGTGAAACCAGACAACCCCCCAACAGATAAGGATGGCAAGACACAGAAATATTTGACCGCCAGTGGCATGGAAACAGCGCCCCTCTTCCTCCAAAATGGAGAATCCTACTACTGGCAACAGATACTTAATAGACAATCAGAGAAAATCATCATTACCGAGGGAGCCAAAAAAGCAGCAGCTGGACTTTCCGCCGGCTACCCCACAATCTCAATCCCTGGTGTATCGACTTGCAGGAAAAACGGTAGACTACACCCGATGTTGGAAGCTTTCGCCGTTCTTGGGCGAACATTCTATTTATGTTTCGATAACGATATTCTGGTTAAGCGCCCGGTTCAGGTGGCATTGATTGGACTGGCTGCAAAACTTGCCAAAAGCGGAAGTAACATCATGATCATCGAACTTCCACCAGGACCCGCTAAGGGCATGGATGATTTTATCGCCGCTAATGGATCAACCGCCTTCGAGAAATTGGTTGAGGAAGCTGCGACCTTTGAAGAGTGGAAGTCCAGCCTTGAAGATTCGGACTTAGAAGAGGAGAAACCCAAATCAAAAATCGCCCGAAATTTTGAAATGATTAGCGAGGCATGGGGGGAGTCGCTCCGATACAATTCCCTCAAGAAGGATGTTGAGTTCAACGGGATGCCACTGCAAGCAGAGCATCTCAGACTCATGGTAGGGCTACAGTTCCCCGTTGACATTAGCAAGGACGATGCTTTCACTATTATTGAGTTTCTAGCAAAGAAGCAAAAATACAGCCCTATCTGTGACTACCTTGATGAGGTGGAGGCGAAGTACCCAGGCATTGACACATCATTTCTGGATGAACTGGCTGCAAAATTTTTCGGAACCAATGACCCGCTTCACGCCAAATATTTTAAAAATTTCCTAGTGGCATCAGTGGCACGAGCTAGGGTCCCTGGTTGCTGGATGGATTGCGCTCTACTGCTGGTTGGTAAGCAGGGAATCAGGAAATCAACATTCTGGCGCACCTTATATGGTGATGACTTCTTCAGCGACGACTTAGGCGATGGCTCGGATAAAGATGAGCGTATGAAAATGCACCGGTTCTGGTGTCTAGAGTGGAGTGAATTTGAAAATGTCTACCGCCGTAAAGACCTTAACCAATTAAAAGCATTTTTAGCCAGAAGGTATGAAACTTATCGTACGCCCTACGATAGACTGCCACACGATCATAAGCGCGGGTGTGTTTTTGTCGGCACAACGAACGAAAGTGAAGTTCTGAATGATCCAACCGGTAACAGGCGATTCTGGATTATTCCCTGTTCGGGAACTATTCCCGTTGATGATGTTATGCAAATGCGCGATCGCATTTGGGCTGCTGCAAATGCCTTATTTAAGGCTGGGTATCAGTACCGCCTCGATGACAAGGAAGAACTACGCAGGGAAGAGCAAAATGAAGAGTATCAAGTCTCTCATCCGTGGTCGGACATCCTTGATGAGTACGTTAAGTACAAGGAATACGTCACAGTTCAGGATTGCTTTAAACAACTCAATATTGATCCTTTGCACCAGAACCCCGCGAATCAGAGGCAGATCATCAATCTCCTCAAAAAAATAGGGCTTGAGAATGATCGGGTCAAAATTGATGGAAGATGGAGCCGTATTTGGCGCAAAAAATCGGATGTTTTAAATAACGATCTTTCTGCTGGATCAGCCGGATCAGATGAAAAAATACAAGCTGATATGCCTACCCAGCAAGGGATACAACCTTTCCCCGTAGAAAAAAGTCTGCCGGATCAGGTTCTTGAATATACACTACCAAAAGTTGATCCACTAGAAGAGAAAATAGATATTACGGTGTCACAGAGTCGCAGTAAGGATTCCAGCACTTCTGATCCAGCAGATCCAGCGATCCACCGGGAAAATATTCCGCAGGATGAAACAGAGTATGAACAACAGAGTACAGAGACAGCACTCGCAGATAAATTCGCCTGTCCCCAGCGTGACTCTTATTACTCCGGGTTTGACGTAAAGCCCTTAATCCTCAAGATAGATACGAATTTTGGAGATGCGGAGATTACAGCCACTCCATACAAAAAGAGAGGTCAGACTCACTGGCTACATTGCATCGTGAGCTTCCTAGATGGGAGCCGGGACGTTGCACAGGTAAAGGTGATCAATACTCAACCTTTAACTATAAAAACCGAACTACACAAAAATAAAGTCATAAAAGATTGGGCTGACAGCCAGCGTCTCCTTTGGCGCGAACGAGTGGGGGAAGAGTTCAGGGTTCGTAAAAGGAACTCCGATATTCACTCTGATGAGGACTACTATTATGAAACAGGGAGGCTGGTCAATGTCCCCAATCCGCCACTGTCTCACTTTTTCATGTTCAAAACTTCTAAAGGAAAAGTATTTACTTCCAATTTTGAGGATATTCAATGA
- a CDS encoding site-specific integrase has translation MLSAFGFGARMIDQRIREANGRLRANNWGISIERVGDRLSLRGIMPPKPHSKQGKHHQQRISIAPANAEGVKLAESEAKKLAIRLDAKTFTWDDYIKTDQPPVLIGEWLLKFEADYFNRRQRNFKSESTWRKDYIEVFQHLPRSEVLTADLLQKIVLTSKPDTRTRKRFCLILGVLAKFANLEGFDPRNYSGNYTPKSRKPRDLPNDFMIADWYFNIKNHKWRWIYGMLATYGLRNHEVFFLDLEQLRAGNQVISVLQGKTGYRQIWPYHPEWFTMFDLKSVKIPDINLSRSNSAIGNTVSQHFGRNQKLPFTVYDLRHRWAIRTLEYGLDVSLAAQQMGHSLSVHSNIYHYWISNAVHQRAFDLIMGKSDRPQPPKMNR, from the coding sequence ATGTTATCCGCGTTTGGCTTTGGAGCAAGAATGATTGACCAAAGAATTAGAGAAGCCAATGGCAGGCTACGCGCTAACAACTGGGGAATATCAATTGAGCGAGTAGGGGACAGACTCTCACTGAGGGGCATCATGCCACCAAAGCCCCACTCAAAGCAGGGGAAACATCATCAACAGAGGATATCTATTGCCCCTGCCAACGCCGAAGGGGTGAAATTAGCAGAGTCCGAAGCCAAGAAATTAGCCATCAGACTGGACGCAAAGACATTCACTTGGGACGATTACATCAAGACAGATCAGCCACCGGTTCTAATTGGGGAATGGCTCTTAAAATTCGAGGCTGATTATTTCAATCGCCGTCAACGAAATTTCAAAAGTGAATCAACTTGGCGAAAAGACTACATTGAGGTTTTTCAACATCTCCCCCGTAGTGAGGTACTGACGGCTGACTTACTCCAAAAGATTGTCCTGACAAGCAAGCCCGACACCCGAACCCGTAAAAGATTCTGCCTAATCTTAGGGGTGCTTGCGAAATTCGCAAATCTTGAGGGATTCGACCCCAGGAATTATTCAGGGAATTACACCCCAAAAAGCAGAAAGCCGCGCGACTTGCCTAATGATTTTATGATCGCCGATTGGTACTTCAATATCAAAAACCACAAGTGGAGGTGGATATATGGAATGCTGGCAACATACGGGCTGAGGAATCACGAAGTATTTTTTCTTGACTTAGAACAACTGCGTGCAGGCAACCAAGTTATCAGCGTCTTGCAGGGTAAAACCGGATACAGGCAGATATGGCCATATCATCCGGAATGGTTCACCATGTTTGACCTAAAGTCAGTCAAAATCCCTGACATAAATCTAAGCCGCTCTAACTCAGCCATTGGAAATACTGTAAGCCAGCACTTTGGAAGAAATCAAAAATTACCTTTTACCGTGTATGATCTCCGCCACCGATGGGCAATCCGGACGTTAGAGTATGGGCTTGATGTTTCGTTAGCCGCACAGCAAATGGGTCATAGCCTCTCAGTGCATAGCAATATCTATCATTACTGGATTTCAAACGCTGTTCACCAGCGCGCCTTTGACTTAATCATGGGGAAGAGCGATCGCCCCCAACCACCAAAAATGAATCGGTAA
- a CDS encoding LytTR family transcriptional regulator DNA-binding domain-containing protein, protein MPSNFIKIGDDLIINTDQVTHIRKIFGGTVLVTMTNRHDTYIKLSDEKAEYVWNYFSSLLDHE, encoded by the coding sequence ATGCCAAGCAATTTCATTAAAATTGGTGATGACTTAATCATCAATACCGACCAGGTAACTCACATAAGAAAAATCTTTGGTGGAACTGTTCTCGTTACCATGACCAATCGTCATGATACCTACATCAAACTTTCAGACGAGAAAGCCGAATATGTTTGGAATTACTTTAGTTCGTTACTTGACCATGAATAA